From the genome of Rhinatrema bivittatum chromosome 11, aRhiBiv1.1, whole genome shotgun sequence:
tttcgtcccatcctcaaGAGCGTCAATCAACATCTATGAGTgaatcatttccacatggaaaccctatgctccgtgataatggccgtacaatcaggagagttcttttttttttttttataatttatactttattgattttcaaaatcacaCATCAAGTGATATCATTTTCCAAACTTAATATAAGGTAAATGAATTGTGCACATCATAATGAATTCAGgtaaattaaaacataataataatcaAATTTGGCACAATTTATCCAATAAAGGGAGCCACCTTAATCAAAAAATCAtcgaagaagaaaaaaatacagaagagaagagaatcatatttctatttatatttctaACCCATTTCTGTTATTAATGCCTGATTTAACTTTTCTGATTCTTTATCCCTTAAATTCTCCATATGAGAAGGTAAGGTAAAGATAAACTTATTCCCTTGATAATTGACACAACTTATTCCCTTGATAATTGACAAAACATCGGCAGgagaactttaaataaaaagtctCCCCTAATTCCAGTGTTTTAGCCTTCAACATAAGAAACTGTTTTCTACGACCTTGCGTAGCTTTAGATACATCAGGGAAAATGTATACCTTTTGTCCACAAAATAACATGTCATGGTTTTTTAAGGCTTTTTCAAATATACACTCTTTATCCCTCACTTtcacaaaggaaacaaacaaagttgttcttttatttattaaatctAAAGAGTCCTCCAAAAATGTTGATATGCCTGGGGATTGTAAATCATCCAGTCCTCCAGGCTTATCAGCCAATTCTTATAGGAAAATAGTAAATTTTTGAAATAGGAGGAATTTCATCTTCTTTATAGgctaaaatttattttaaatatttaataaacatCTCCTGCGGTGACAACAACCTCGTGTAAGGAAAATTAACAAAACGTAAATTCTTAATTCGAAgtaaattttccaaattctctattTCATTGTGCAAAATCACATTATCTGACACACGCATAGCCTCAACACTTTGTATATTTTGAACATTAGTTGTTAAATTATTTACCTTAGTTTCTATATCTAATAATTTTTTCCCTTGTTCAGTAATTGTTACTTTATTACTATTAACTATCATAGAGAGGGAAGAGTTCATTTGAGAAACATTAGAATCAAGTTTTAATAACATCCTCCACAAGTCCCCCATTGTTACTTTGGATGCATCCACTTCAGCTACCTGAATGCTCACTTGAGATGGAGATAAAATACCAATCTCACCTTCCAGTTGTAGAGATTTAGAGCCTACCACTTTGGACGGTGCCTCCTCTCTACTTACATCAACAGTCTCACTTCCAGTGGTATTCACCAGAGTTGCTGCCCCTGGGGGTTGTGTAGGAATGGGTCCCATGCCAGGACTTAATGAGGCTTCAAATGTGTCTCTATTACAGTCCTCATGTGGCAAGTTGAGCCTGTTCAAGTGAGCATCCATCGGTCCGATCCTTGGTGTTACTGGAGAGGAGGTGTAGGCCTTGGCCTTCCTTTTATGCCCAATATATCAAAAAACCAAAATTCCAGGCagtcaaagccggtctaagctGCGCGCGCGCCGGCGGCGACTATGCGCCGCTTCTCGCGGGGTTTTAAAGCCCCGGGTCAGGCAGTAATGTCACGCGGCACCCAGCTGTTCAGGATCTTTAAATTTATCACCGCCTGAAGAGCTCTGGCGATCCTCcgctctccctcctccttcagctccacaatcaggagagttcttaacctccctggacctatccaaggCCTATCTACATATTACAATCTATCAAGAACACAGTTTCCTATGCGTTGTGGTACTAggttgccattatcagttccgggcactgccctttggcttagccactgccaccagaacatgttccaagattatggtggtcgtagaggcagcattgagaaaagagggaatcctggtacacctgtacttggacgactggttaatctgAGCCAAGACTGTGGAAGGGAGTCTCCAGGTAACCAACaaggtgacctccttgcttcaggaactcggctgggtcataaacctggacaaaagtagtctcaagccctcccagtccttggaatatccgGGGGTCTGGTTCAACACTAAGCAGGGCATAGGCTTCCTTCCGACCACgcagataaggaagttgatgtgcCAAGTGCATTGGTTGATGAGCATGGTACGCCCACCAGTGTGGAACTATCTGAGTTCTCGGGTTGATGGCAAGTCGGTGAGGGCACACGTGTGATCACTTCAACACTCACTactgtcacattggaacccacagtctcaagactattcagtTCGCCTCCACTTAGATAGGAGTATGCTTTCAGCTCCAGTGGTGgatgcaggaagctcatctgagcagcagtgtaattgccaccttactccacgcTCGGAAGATCTCTAGATCCCTAGCGTATAtatgggtctggagagtatttgagaccTAATGCAAGGAACACTGTATgtgtgtcgtcgtccccccccccccctttgggaggtcaaaatcccactaattctggaatttttgcaggatggcttgaataaatgtttgacccttaactccttgaaggtccaggtagtggctctctcctgtttcagggacgAGGTGAATGGAACCCACCTGTTGGCTTATCTTGACGttgcccattttctgaaagggatgAAGCACCTCTGGCCACCTCTatggtggccggttcccttgtagaatcttaatttggtattataatttttggcagggcccttcTTTCAGCCGCTGTACAAtctttccttgcgtttattaaccctgaaaactgtgttcctggtggctatatgcttggcATGTCTCATGTCTTGGCTTGGCTGTTTGGTTGAGCCTTTCCAGTCTCCTAGACTATATTCTCCCAAGATATTATCCAATCAGCTGTGCTTCAATCATCTCATATTACTTCATAAACTAGCAGAGTGTCACATAATCATGTTATAAggctagagttattctcctgaggttggctccaagccccttctctctgtttatATTTCTCTACTTTGGTTatccttctcttcatttccaattccaagttactcacccttgttataatgtaacctTTATATTACTATTCATTTTTTCTACATTTTGATGTAAAACCATTATAGATGACCATAACATTTCTAACGAAACTTTTTTGTTAACATCAAATTTAGCATTAGAAGCTAATGGATTAATTAATGATTTTAAAAGCTCTTGTTCTGACGCAGAACCAACAGAAGGGAGCCTgagttggaggagagaggggctCTCAAGTCTGCCGACATACCTAAGGCCCGGGAAACCGAGGCCGCAGCCCCGGAACAACGCGGAGGTCCCGACCAGCGAGACCCAGAAAGAGGCTGGTGTGACGTCAGCGGGCGTCCGCTGCTACAAATTGAGCAAGCGGACGGCGCaccctaagccgcgcgctccaaaGGGGTGCGCCCGGCTTGtgccggcttaggccggcgaaggctggGAGGCTGTTATGGACTAAGGAGTCGGTTGGCATCCCCTCTGACCTCAACAATCTTGATAGTTAACGACAGAACAGTGAGTAAAAGGGCGAAAGTTCAACTATttatgcctcataccaaaagaAAGGGCAGAGTCAGACAGGATGCCTCTACCCCTGTCAGACCGGGCCCTATACAAACCACTTTAACCGGTTTTTACTCACCTACAACTAATATAACCCCGGAGTGTCCCATTACACTGAGGGATACGGAGCAAGTATCCCCTATGTCGGGAGAAACAAGTCTCAGTCCCGGGATGCCAACAACTCCGCCGCCACCAATGAGCGCTGTGGACACTCATAGCTTAGACTCACCCCTTTTACGGAAGGCGTTTAGGGAGGAGAGTCCGTTAGAGGCAGCATATGGAGGTAAAGAAGCAGCGCTGGGGAAAGAAAGGGATAACTCCCTGACGTTCCAAGAGTTGGATCAAAGATCAGGAGCGAcaggagcttccagcttttatggatttggattaCTTTACTCCTCACACAGGGGAAGCtgaggcatgcattattgaggcATCTAAAGGTCCATTATGATTTTCATAGATCGGATTACCTCTTTGTACTATGGATTGGCCCAAAAAAGAGAAATAAGTTGTCTAAGGCTATAATTGTGTGGTGACTGAAGGAAGCGATCAAGTTGACTTACATTTTTGAAGGGCACCCGCTGCtggggggggtgtttgggggcACACTTGATGTGTTCTCAGgtgacttcctgggctgagtcactTCAGGTGTCtctgcatgaaatttgctgggcagctaCTGGGAAGTCATTGCCCACTTTTGCTAGTCGTCATCGCTTGAATGAGGGGGAtccagcttccatgtgctttagttAGTGCTCTATATGAGTGGAACTCTCTAGGTCCCACCCGAGTtgagggcagcttgggtacatcccaggagtctggactgatctgggtacgtacagggaaaggaaaatttgtgttttacctgctaattttcattcctgtagtaccacagatcagaccaGAGACTCTCCCATTTACTGGGGGGAGTCCGCTGCTCATACTGTTGCTATGTATATAATGTGAGGAGCTGGATTTTTTTCAATGCTGATTGcctatgttaaatttgggaaacaagtttcccattgttttttttgggcaacttcaccttcttcctgcTTATTGGAGGGGAGtgagtttgcttagaaatttaagGTTGTTGCtgacatcttggcttggatagAGGTCAATACtaaggggctgcaggtggcacactggtttatgtacagtgtcagtgaaacttccatctgctggcagggaagcaaaacccaggagtctagactgatgtgtggtactacaggaatgaaaactagcagataagaaccaattttcctatgtttAGAATTGCACTCTAAGAATTGTCCTATGTTTAGAATTGCACTCTAAGAATTGTCTCTAAGGAGACAAGGTTAGTGGTAGGACTATTCGGGTCAGGTATGCAGCCCTGACTCAGTCCAATCCTGGCAGATGGTCATTAGCTACTGGGCGATAGTCAGTAAGGGCCATCTTCAGCAGATGATACTGACCCATGTCAATCAATACACCTTAGTATATTCTGTTGAGTAGTATTTCGTTTCTTTACCAGTGTTTGTTCTGTTGCAGGCATTGTACGTATTAATTTCTCTCCACCAGAGATACACTGCTGTTCTTGAAAAGATGAATCCTAATGAAGAAGATGCAATTTGGCAGGTGATCATTGGAGCTCGAGCTGAGGTAAGAGATGGATCCGAATATTCCCTCAGTAATACCTAAAACTATCATGTGCATCTCCCTTTTTTATACACTGCTTAGGTAAGTCCTATGGGGCAGGGTTCTACTTTATTTCAGCATGAAAAGTATGGTAActgggagattaaaaaaaaacacgaaGAGGTATAAAACTAGTAGCTAGTTTAAGAAcattttcttcaggtgcagtcagcTGACACACTCAAATCTAATGGGCACAGCAGCAGAATCAACACATGAGCCATGAAATCATTATCTGTGTTTAAGTACACAGAATCAGGAATGCCAGAACATCAGCGTGCGTGGATGTAAAAGGATACAGATTAAAGTGCAATTTACTGGTATTTTTTATTCTGCCTTTAGCTGTGCAGAAAAAGTAAATACTTTTAAACAAAATAACATGGTGTGCAAGTCTAGTACTATCACTTTAGCTGGCATCTCCTGGAATTCCAAAACTCTCACAAGAGCTGCCCAGTTGTACGTTTTTGGGTTTTCTATCTTAGTTACATATTTTAAGTAGTTTGATTTTTCAAGTTACAAATAGACAGAGAAAGGTCTTTAGACGAGGTAATCCCTGCTAAAAGGGAAGGACTGCAATACTTGCTGGGACAGATCAGAGCATATAACTCACATCATGTTGAGGAAATCAACTAGCAAAAAGTGTAGACATCAGATTTCATTCTTCAACATTCCAAGGGGAATCTGTAAacctttaaaattaatttatttgtatttcctCACCTGATCATACAATGTAGTTAATGAGCTGATTAATATTCAGTTTATACATCTGCCtactttcaacattttttttatctgcagGTAAATAAGAAACATCAGGAATATCTAAAGTTTGAATCAAGCTGGGTGAGTGCTATAAAGCTCTCGGAACAGGCAGCAGAGGTTGCGTACCAAGCAGGTAATTGACTAAATCTTGACTTCTCAAAATAGGTAATGTTGGGGCCCTCTCCCTAATCAGAACTGCTAAGCAGGTTCTGAAGTGCTTTGCAAAAGCAGCAGCTGAAACAAGTCTTGTATAGAAGCAGCCACTTGTAAGCTGCCAGTCTAGTGCATGAATTGGAAGCCTTATGCAAGGTAGTGCAAGTGTGAATGTCTCTTTCATGCAGTAATCAGAggactccagttccttctggtaCTGTACTACTTCAAAAAGTTCAGATTTTGTAATGTTACTGATCCTGATGGTGTTAAAAGGTGGCTGTCCCCTGCATCAATTCAAATCATGGGTTTGAATCACTCATCTGAGGTCATATAAACGGCGAATGAGGTGTTTAGTAAGCATTGAAGATAATTCTGATATCCATGATTTGTGCCAGTGTTCGTATGGGACTTACAGCATCTTGGCAGATGAAACATACAAAATGGCTGATACAACTGAATGAGGCCCAAAGAGACATGACATAGGTAGAATCGGGACAGAGTACAATGAAGGGGCTGTCTCGTGTGAATTTTCTATATGGTTCAACAagctaaaaaaaattttcaactgCAAAAATGGAAATTTTGCAGACTGTCAGCATTATGTCTAGATGTGAACAAAGTTGGTAGCAGGGGTGATAAGAGTGAGACCTATGTAGATGACCAAGGGACTTCTATATCATGGCTTCAGCTGACTGGGAAACGTCACAGATTGCCTCacaagaaaaaatggaacatttggaAAATAGACTCAGGCCTTGTAAGCTAAGAATTTGTGGCCTGCCGAACTCTGAAGAATTTGCAGACACTATGGTACAACAAATAAGTAGGGTCCTGCTCTTCCCAGATACAGAATTGGAAGATCTTAAAGTAGGACTCAAAAGAGCGCACAGGAAACCTGCCTAGAGCCATTATTACTCGTTCTCAGCGTTTGCAGGCTAAAAGTAATGCAAGTAACGAGGAGAGGACATCACCTCAAACCATACAGAAGCGGAGAAGCCTCAAAGAAATCACTTCTCTTCTAAGGAAGGAGAATTTTAGGTACATGTGGCTGATCCCTTTCAGTCTTGCCTCTACAATAAGTGGGATCACTTCAAGAATTAAGATAATGGCGGAAGCAGTTTTCAATACTACAACCTTCCGGGATTCATGTCCTGATAGCTACAGCACGAACAGCTCCTTCAAGCAATCTTGCTAAAGAATATGCGAGATAGCAGCGGGCTACTCATGGGTACAGGAGACTGTGGAGGCATTCAGCAGCATCCTTCCTCCTTCAAATTATGAGACTTGAGAGTAAAAGCCTTGGTTGCTGGTTCTGATTCTTTCTGTATTGTATAATACAAAACCAGTTATTGCTCTTAAATTTTATGCTGTTTATCCTTAGCCTATGGGAAAGCTTTTATTAAAAACATTGCATTGTACTTTTCTTGTGACTAATTCTTTTTGACTGAACCTCAGCCAGGCCTACCAACGTTACAGAACAGGAGGTAATCTAAGCAAGTTCAGGTTTTCATTCTAGCATGGATGGGGGGAGTTTCCTCATTCTCTATTCTTAGGAGTCTATTAAGGTTCTACTTGGTttcaaagggggtgggggtggatgagGGGACAGGATTAGAAAATAAGGGTtggagaaagaataaaaaaaataatttctaagtAATGTTTGCAATTATTAAGAGCCTTCTCAACCAAATCCCTTTGAATCGTGGGGGAGTAACCAGCTGACTCGGCTTGGGATTTATGTTTTGAGGAAGAGCTTGATATCTCACTTGGTTGAAAATGGGTGCAAGCTTTTATATTATGAGTATCTAAACTCTGTAAAAGATGCATAAGATTGTGCATTGGAGTATCACCAACTTGAGGGAGGGGTTGTACAGAGATAAAGGTCAATATATTAAATATGGTGGGACTGCATTAAGCTTAGTAAGGGTTGGGATATGATTGTGAGATTATTTTTTTGTAGTGTCAAACTGTCATATTGCCAAGGATTGTAGAtattttctgttaaaatgtaCCATTGCCAGCTGTGCCTGAATCACTGTaggttctttttaatcaggttgCGACAGTAGTGGGCCTGTCCCTTCTCTCAAATTGGAATGATGGAGAGGAAATTACATATTCTTTTTTACTTAGGTCATCTTACATCTGACAGGACACCCTGGAGAAATTCCATAAATGTTGGCAACCTTAAGAATGGAAGTAGTTACAGTCTATTACTTATTCAGTGAGGCTCAAAGTCCAGTCTGCTGACGATAAtagggggtttggggtaggtacGGTAGCAAAAAAGTGTAACCATTGACTTATTATTGAATGAATATTCTGCTGTTTGGAATATATTATGTTAAAGTCAAATTTTAAATTggtgaaaaataaatttagatTTTGAAATTAAATGCTGTTTCCAAATCTTAAAAGGGAGAGTTGCTGCTTAACTTCCGTTTCACTGTTTGGCAGGAGCAGACACAGCCTCCATAACAGCTCGCCATCATATCCAGCTGGTACAGACACAGGTACACGAGACAAGGCAGCTTGCTCAGACAGCTGAGGCTAAGCTAGGAGCAGCACAACTGGAGGAGATCAGAAAGACAAAGACGGAACAGGAAGAGAGTGTGACAAAGGCAAGGGACAGAGTGGGGCCTGTGGCAGAGGAAGAAAACGAAGCCTACAGGCGAGAAGATTGAGAAGAGGCGGGTGCCATTGGAGGCAGTACCACACCAATTTCACTGGCCTTAACTGATCCAGCTTCTCTTCCTTTATCTCAGTGAAGCACAGCAGTGCTGTTGCTACACTGAATGTGAGCAAGGAATGATAAAATACCCTTGGCTATATAATAAGCAAAAATGATATAAGCAGCGTGGGTGGCAAGCTGTGTTACTAAGTGTTAATTGTTGCTGATACCCTATTAACTTTTGATGCTTGCAGTTGTGATTATAAGAATACCTCAGCTACAACAGTCACGTTATTAGCTCCCCACTGACGTGCACTTAAAGCAGAGTAAGAGACTTAACTGTGTTTCTTTTGATAACCATTCACTGTTTTCAGAATGTAATCTCAAAATTGTTTAATAAAAATGTGACCTGCTAGAATTTAACTATTTGTATACAAGGGAGTTAATGTAAAATTAGTACCTGTGCCTTCATAGGCTGTGAGCTTGACCTCACTTTTATACTAAGTACAGTACTACGTAGCCGTTATGTTTCAGGAAAAGTTATTCAGCTAGAGCTGGCTTGGAAGCGCAGGAGTATTCAGCCTTTGAGAATGAGCAGCATTATCTAGGTCCATGAAGAAGATATGGAGAATGCATGTTCTGCTGTGTCGTCATGATTTAGAGGTATATGGATTGCATAAGATATACCTCTGTGCAAGCAGCAGTTCTTGCAACAGTatagaagaaggggggggggggggttttctccCTTAGGATTTTGGGTAATGGTTCTGCAGCTGTCTAGTATTCCTGTGTGTAATAGGTTGCGGTCCCTGGATAAAACATTAACTGTAGATAACAGCTGCTTAACACATTTACTGTAAGCTTACAGAAGCACCATGGTTTACTTCTCTTGCTCATGTAGCAATCCTTCCAACTGCAGATGAAAAAGTAAAATTTTAAACCACTACTCTTTACCAAGGCTTCTATTGAAGGGGATGGGTAACCTGCTTCTAAATATTTCACTGGTTAAAGGGCCCTGAACAGACTCAAATTAAGTTTCACGCAGCCTgacttcaaaatatttttctaattttcactAAGGGCCACATGAGCCTTATGGTTGTCAGCAAAGGGCAGTTAGTAATTCTGCAACTCTATAAAAGGTAGCTATGTCAGTCAGGCAAAGTTATACTTATAGCCCATTGAAGGCAACCATAAGGCTAAACATAGTTAACACAAACAGGTTTGTAAAAGCTTACCTATTTTGTTTTCTGGCTGGATATCTGATACCAGTTTCCTGTCTGTCTGGTTGTAGGTCTTGTGGTGTGGCACTCCATCAACCAACATGGAGGTTGTCATTGGTAATGCATGATCTATGCTTAGTCTTGTTTAGATTCATTATCAAAAACATGTGTTCACATAGATAAGCTAGTATCTATGCAcagaaatgttttatatttatttgttttggatttaGTGCAGGCCTTTGCAGTAATAGCACTAAGAGAGCAGTTAGAGATACATTCATGAGCTGTAGGCATTTCTCTGTCCCAAGAGGGCTTATAGTCAGTTTGGACCCAAAGAAGAGCCATGGGATTTGAACTACACCTAACAGGCATAGCTACATTTATACAGTCACAGAATTACTAAACCGCCCTTTGAAGACAACCATAAGGCTTATGTGGCCCTCGCTGAAATTGAGTTTGACAACCCTGTACTAGAGggagtggaaaagaaagaaagtataGAAAAGATTACAGGCACCAGTGGTACACATGCAATAGTTATGCCCCTGAAACAATCAGCTTTGTACTACAGCAGGGCTCCCTAACCCTGGAGACcctacagccagttgggttttcaggat
Proteins encoded in this window:
- the LOC115100997 gene encoding diablo homolog, mitochondrial-like isoform X1, whose translation is MAALRGRLICRFSALLRQGFPAWSEGRRQCISGLKRPWSRVALGFGATLCAVPIAEKSELSLSNESLIRRAVGLVTDSTYAYLSQTTYVLIDALTEYTKALYVLISLHQRYTAVLEKMNPNEEDAIWQVIIGARAEVNKKHQEYLKFESSWVSAIKLSEQAAEVAYQAGADTASITARHHIQLVQTQVHETRQLAQTAEAKLGAAQLEEIRKTKTEQEESVTKARDRVGPVAEEENEAYRRED
- the LOC115100997 gene encoding diablo homolog, mitochondrial-like isoform X3 → MAALRGRLICRFSALLRQGFPAWSEGRRQCISGLKRPWSRVALGFGATLCAVPIAEKSELSLSNESLIRRAVGLVTDSTYAYLSQTTYVLIDALTEYTKALYVLISLHQRYTAVLEKMNPNEEDAIWQVIIGARAEVNKKHQEYLKFESSWVSAIKLSEQAAEVAYQAGHLTSDRTPWRNSINVGNLKNGSSYSLLLIQ
- the LOC115100997 gene encoding diablo homolog, mitochondrial-like isoform X2, which gives rise to MAALRGRLICRFSALLRQGFPAWSEGRRQCISGLKRPWSRVALGFGATLCAVPIAEKSELSLSNESLIRRAVGLVTDSTYAYLSQTTYVLIDALTEYTKRYTAVLEKMNPNEEDAIWQVIIGARAEVNKKHQEYLKFESSWVSAIKLSEQAAEVAYQAGADTASITARHHIQLVQTQVHETRQLAQTAEAKLGAAQLEEIRKTKTEQEESVTKARDRVGPVAEEENEAYRRED